DNA sequence from the Glycine soja cultivar W05 chromosome 18, ASM419377v2, whole genome shotgun sequence genome:
taaaaacaaaacatgatTATTCATGATTGTAAAGACGTCTTTATGTCAAGAAATCATTGACTATATAACCTACCTATAAGCTAGTATGTAGTACAAAACTATGCTTAtccatattatattaatattacaatGCATTATATTTGAGGAAAGgataacaaaattcaaaacctGATGTAATAAACAGTCTTGTTCAATTATGAATATGCAAAATGCACTGTGATAGCCAACATAAATTACTAAAAGAgatataatgaaaaaaagatgTGAAGATATCTctggaagatgatgatgatagttataatttataaaaaaagtaatggCAAAATGGTTGAAAAATGAAACCAAagcagataaaaaaaagataaatatatagtGTTAAGCTGGTTTAAACTGGTAATTCTTTCGTATAAATTGCACCTGTTAAggaaaatcaagaaaataaatatgtagtCTCAGCTTGAAAACGATATTGAAGGATTGCAGGAAGCAGTAGAGTACCAAGGACAAAATGAGTTGGTAAAGATTGAGCCAGCTTCCTGAAGTATGTTAGTTCATAATCAGTTAGTTTAGCACTAGAATGAGGTGGACAAAGCCGAAATGGAGGCTGAAATCCAGGAACCTCTTCAGGAAGTAAGTCAGCATCTACTGGAAGTGGCTTGTGCATCCACCAATCAATAAAGCGAGGGCCTAAGCCGTCCAATAATCTCTCAGTTTCCCTCTCATACAATGATCCATTGACCAGTTGACAATTCACATCTTGGATGCCAGTTGATATAGAATCCTTATGATCAGCATTCCAGCTCAGCGTCTCACTCGAACTGTGGTTGGATTCAACCCGGCAAATATCACCTTTGGTAGCTAATTCCACCCTATTCATTTCATAATGGTTTGTTCTTAGACTAGGAGAACCTTTAGTGGTCAACTGATGATTGCATCCTCGGTAAACCACAAGAAAATCCTTCTTACTCAAAACAACCAAGCCTCCAGTCTTTGTCTATTCAAACAGGAAATGAACACTAATGTAGTCATCAGATAACATGAAAGGATaacatgaaatatatatataacataacagAAATAATTATCTACAAATCAAAACAGTTTGATTTACATTAGAATATTGACACAACTAATTCATATATAGCAGCATATCTGCATTATATAGCAGTAACAGGAAACTCAATATTAGATATCAATAATTAGTCAAAGTCAAACCAGCTCATATCAACTTTCAGTATTGAACATCTATAAACATACTAGTCCATATTCTCTATACTTTTGGATACTTAAAGAGTATTGCTATCAACTTACCCAAGACCAAGACTATGGGTAGAgccttttctttaatttttaaaaatccacaatttcttatatagttttttctttctttatgcaTCTGCAACCCCCAGTCAAAACCATGATCATATTAATGGCTAGCTCTGCCACTAACCAAAACTTACCACCACCACAACCCCAAAAGTCACACCCTTCTCAGACATTGGATCCTGTACCATATATTGATATGACAATACTAACAAAGATTTAATGGCCTGCAGGAGGATGGGAAATGAGTTTAAAGCTTGACTTGCATTACCTTCTCAAGAATTCAACATTATATAGCATGTAACAACTCCATGAACTTTAAATTTAACAATGGTAGATAACTGTATAATACTTAGAATATCACTTACTCCTTAGTTTATTTCAATATAAACAAGCCAAAACTCACTACAAAAAGTGTGTACAACATCAACAAATAGAACTAGATGGTCAGCAAGGaagaaatattcatattttagaCACACAACATGGCCTTCTATAACCCATATTTCGATCATCTACAAGTACAACACACTTACAATCTAACATAATGATTCACATTTTCAGTAATATAACAATTGCAATGCAGGCAGTTTAACAAAATTCTACTTGAAGAAGAATAGGGACAAGCCAAAACCTCAACAATTTCTCGAGCTCTATCCATGTTCCGGCACAAagggatatcaaatttaatCATGGCAAGCTCATTTCTCCTCCAAGTCCTTTTAATCTGATCCACAACATCTTGTGTAACACCAGCTTTCTTAACCTTGATCCATGTTCTCATTCTTGCAGCTTCATTCCTCAACCTTCGAAGCAGGGCCTTATCAAGAGTCAACTCCGCAGCAGTGACAgctttttcccttttcactttcaCAAAACCAAACTTCTCATCCTTCTCCCACGGCATTCTCCCCTTACTCCTAACCTCCTCATTTTCCTTCAAAATTTCCAAATACCCTCCAAAGTTTTCAACATTGAGGGAATCAACTCGAGTTTCATTTGAATTCTGAGTCTTGTGAAGCTTTTCCACCCTGTCCACAATCTTCTTCATGGCCCTCTTCCCTCTTACCTCTTTGCCCATCAAAGCTTTATCAGAAAGTTCGTGTTTTTCCGGCTTGAACTTCTTGGATTTGGGGTTGGAGAGGTCAACGAGCTCGTGgggttgaagaagaagaggaacctTCATCCATGGAGGAGTGGGGGATTTGATGGGAACTTGAGAAGGTGAAGTGCGTTGATGATTATGGCCATTGTTGGAGTTTGGGGGCAGAGAAGAGGAAATGTGAAAGCGAGAATATGAATTTGGAAACAGAGAAGgatgaaaggaaagaaagagcATGATTGCTGCTACCCAGAAACACCATACGATGATGATTCGTGAAGCTTAGCAACCCAAGGATGAGAACTTGAGATATTCACCAATATTCTTGTTATTTTGGTATTTTCTCTGccactttccttttttatttatttattttaaaataattataatttaaattttagctaTAATAATTTAGATTAGATTTAGAATCATTATAAGAGAAGACATAAATTCTAAACAAAGACACATATTAAATTCATTATAATAAAGTATGCCCTTTTAAATTAGATTattatagttttatattaatatttatctctataatttatattaatatatttatgtaaaattttatctCCCTGTGACATATTAAAAGTAATACAAATTAAGTaagttctaaatttttttatgggtatatatatatatatatatatatatatatatatatataaaagtttagttattggaaaaaaataaaacaataggaatttaataaaaataataaattatagtgACACTCTTTCATATTTTGTATAGATTGtacgtgatatttttttttaatccctatattaatctattaattgtttgaaaaacatCAAATTGATTATACTAATactcttaattatttgaaaatattacatCACATACACCTATAAGAAGTTGTTGTAACCTTAAAATATATAGTCATATGCAatttactttaataaaaaaaataccaaaactcAGTCCACCTTATGAGAAGAAAATCATTGGCTATGGCTGGTCATTTTAACTATTACGTGCAGGTATAAATTCGAACAGATCAATTCTCATTCATGCTTGTATGTTGTAAGTCTAAAATGAGTTAAAAAGATGTGAAATCTAAAattttacacttttattttaatttaaaattttcatgtcAACTCACTTTTATTTCATCACATTTCACTCtatcaaatattatataaatctaATCAAATTTAGTCGTGCAGGTGGTagattatttaaacttaaatttagTTTGATGGctcacactttttatttttattcttactaagagttaaaaatataaaattatattttaatattttgttaaaagatttaaattaagttgtaaAGTGTAAACCAAATTATTACTCAAAATAGATAGATGTTTGTCTTACCCTAGAAATTATGTGGCCAAATCTTTGACACCTAACTTGTTTTAGGATTGGTCTCGTTGATGGGATTAGGTGGTTTGTTTAAAGAAGAGGTATGCTAGGTTTGTGTTTTGTTGGTGTGTAAAAAGGTTGCTAGTGAAGGAAAGAGGTTGGTATGAAGACTTCTTAGGAAGTTTTTTCCCAATTCAAATGGCTAGATAGATGAAATTGTATAAGGTCTAGTTTTGCTGAAGTTGGTCTAGGTGACTTATACATCCTTAATTTGAGGGAAGGGAACCTCCAGAATTAGAGAAGGAAGAGACGTAAACTAGAAAGGAACATAAGACTCAATTCATTGCCCCCTTTTTCAGTACTGATGCAGTACATATATATAGCAGATATTGCCTTGCAACTAACCACTAGCATACACTTTTGGGATTCTGTTAAATTGCCATAACAAACTATAATAATCTCTAATGGTAATCCTTTTAATACCCTTACAGTAATTAATCTACTTAGGCTAGGTTCCTAACAGTGACCCATGTTCATGTTCAATCCTCCAAGATATACGTATAATAGTTAAGAaataccaataaaataaaataataacaagacTCAACTATGGTTGAACAAATACAAGTTATTGTTTGCTACTTATTTTCTTGAATGTCGCGTTTAGTCACAAACCGTTCGAATTTCTTGATATACTCATTTATGGAGAGTCTTTTGTCGCAAGTTCTACTGTTGAATATAATGGTTATGTAAGAACTGACATGTAAGCTCACATCGCATTTTCTCCTATGTTTTAATCTTACTCTTCTTTTCAAGGTTCTGGTTACTTAAGATTTTTCCACCAAAGTGGAAATGTGTTTCGCTAGCTTCacaatatcaatatatatatgtttattttttactcCTCAATGTTTCTTTGCACTCAAACACATGTTTCCACAGTTTAAAAGTATTCATTGGGTTGGAGTTTACCTTTAGAATTTGAAATCTCCACTTTGAGATGTCACTACTCTAATTTTCTTTGGGGGTGAAACAATTACTAgcgaaagatattttttttcttccatcacAAATTCATGGATGTCTATGTCTTGGaggcattaaaaaaaatttaaaggtgGAAAATAAGGATTAAAAGACGTTAAGGGTGTTTCGATACATGAAGAAATAATATAGAGCCAAAGTGTGATTTTGAAAAGATATGGAAATATGGtaattgataactgctaaataattgtattttgataatagaaaataaggcaaaattgtctttaaaaataattatttagcagttatttgcgcttaaatattaaagaattgatgttttgttgaattttggctgcagatataaaaactggaggtgtaacaagcaaaaaggccagaaaaaatgaagaaaaaaagaaaatctgaaGCAGGCCCAGTCCAATACGAGCGATGAGCGCGCGCCACGCGCTAAGCCCGCGATCTACACGCGCTGAGCGAGGGGGTGTCGCGCTGAGCGCACctacgaaggcccaaagcccacttcagcagctataaatagagagccagTCCAAGGGACAAACACCACGACAGaaccccctctcctaggggtttcatctactccctttctttctttcaccccccttctcattgtaaagccctcaatggccatgagtggctaaaacccttagttagggcctggcaggcctagAAGCCAAtgtgatgtatgatgtactcttcactatttatcaatgcaataccaggtttttctttcctattttcttttctgtttttatcttgcattagttttaggggttagacgctcgggagaggataacttctaatagaataagaagaaaagatatcataataaaatcattgctagacatagagtgattgcattatgcccatgtgtcaaagcaaacatctagaattagaacttcatgcattctatctattgagtctttgcaaaggcatttgggggatagataggtaaaataggcttgtcatcgtgaggcatcaggggcaagtaaatgAATAGATGTGGGTGGGATAAAATCACCTGAATtggtaaagaaaaaatcataaactcatacatcctaggcagACAAGGCAAGTCAGTTCCTAACACTATTTTATCTTgactttatcttttttcttttattttaaattttaaatttctttcatcttatcttatctattatctttatcttttattttaaattttaaatttcttatctcttgcttttaaattgggtttgcattaatctaagtacaaacaaagtccctgtggattcgacactcggacttccgagaactttactacttgtaacgatttggtacacttgccaaagagTTAACAGTAATCTAAAACAATTTAAAGGTAagaatgaaaatatagaaaaacttaaaggtcaaaataaattttgaaaaaaaaaatgttctgtAAAATATGCCAATGTGGCATACCTGAGACATGGCAACAAAAGAATGACTAACATATCACTAATTGGACACTTCAGCACTAACGTGGCATATGATGTGGTCTTCTTTAACCTcctaaacaaatgataatgatattttgAACTGAAAGGGACCGAAtagtattttagagtgtcaaaacattattttttctcctttattttcttcaaataaatctGTGACGGTGGTTTTGTATGTTGGTTGGTGATGATAGAAAttcggtaaaaaaaaattgtaaataaagtaATTAACTAAGAATGACTATggttatgatttaatttaagtttaaatatatttttgcctTCTCAAATTTAGGccttcttaaattttaatttatttctttagttcttcaatttcgagaaatattctttttattttcttgtgagctaaaaattatcacaaattGTGTATTGTCAAAAatcaattaagaagaaaaaaagtaacaagtttttttaaattaagaaactaaaacaataaatttaaattttggggCCAAAAATACCAGTAACCTAAATTGAGGGATAAAAAATATCCTATTAACAAATTAATCCTAGGATtaattctttcttatttattaattgcTCTTCCCAATCCCAAGTAGTCTCTACTCTCCCGTACATCCTCTATATTGTATGCTATGTTAAATGTGAGATTCCATTTGACTTGTATTGTAATATAATAAGTAGAGAATTTTatctgaaaaagaaaagtatagAATCATCCTTAATTACcctataaattagtttttaaaaattcaaattttaagacTACGCATGCAAGTAGATTAAAACTCGTCAAAGTGTAAATAAATTCGACAAGAAACCACAAACCATAAAATATGGTAGCTaaatctataaaaaatttatgaaaaataaatataactatattattatcttaatttataACGAAAGATCGTTAGGGTAAGAAATTATTGTGTAAATTGAATTAAGTTTTTatcattgaaatttaaaaattaagaaaaaagagataatATCCCGATCCAAAGAACTAAGCCTATGAATTTAAAGAACACTTATAAAAGACTTACATATTCCTAAAACGAgtggaaattaatttaaactcgTAGCCCATcatataattcattttaatcgGCTCGGCCAATACCCTGTTTAACGTAACTTGtttaagtttacaaaagaaaaccACAATATATTCCACAAGAGCCCCACTTCTACTATCAATATCTGTCATGCTCTTATATGCTGATAATGTATTTGATCTTCCATAGTTTTCTCGTCATATTCATATATGTCCACTAAAATGACTATATCTTTTTTCTTGTATGGATTAGGAAACTGAAGAAAGCAAGTATCAAAAaactatttgtttattattagaTAGAGGAAGAAGATGCGTATGAGAATTGTA
Encoded proteins:
- the LOC114396706 gene encoding chloroplastic group IIA intron splicing facilitator CRS1, chloroplastic isoform X2, which translates into the protein MLFLSFHPSLFPNSYSRFHISSSLPPNSNNGHNHQRTSPSQVPIKSPTPPWMKVPLLLQPHELVDLSNPKSKKFKPEKHELSDKALMGKEVRGKRAMKKIVDRVEKLHKTQNSNETRVDSLNVENFGGYLEILKENEEVRSKGRMPWEKDEKFGFVKVKREKAVTAAELTLDKALLRRLRNEAARMRTWIKVKKAGVTQDVVDQIKRTWRRNELAMIKFDIPLCRNMDRAREIVETKTGGLVVLSKKDFLVVYRGCNHQLTTKGSPSLRTNHYEMNRVELATKGDICRVESNHSSSETLSWNADHKDSISTGIQDVNCQLVNGSLYERETERLLDGLGPRFIDWWMHKPLPVDADLLPEEVPGFQPPFRLCPPHSSAKLTDYELTYFRKLAQSLPTHFVLGRNKGLKGLASAILKLWEKSLIAKIAIKYGIPNTDNEMMANELKCLTGGVLLLRNKFYILLYRGNDFLPRSVASLVEKRELELKSRQLHEEVARMKAIQAFSPIDEVPLDTSTSGTLTEFRKIQTKLEDTKSVNVDSNIQLEAEICRLEKELKEEQRRAFILNKKIKRSERELSKLNAAWTPSEQDTDLEIMTDEERECFRKIGLKMQSSLLLGRRGIFDGVLEGLHQHWKHREVVKVITMQKLFSQVINTAKVLETESGGILVSVDKLKEGHAIIIYRGKNYKRPSIKLAKNLLTKREALRRSLEMQRIGSMKFFAHQREQAISELEADLQQKKEIELREFAN
- the LOC114396706 gene encoding chloroplastic group IIA intron splicing facilitator CRS1, chloroplastic isoform X1, producing MLFLSFHPSLFPNSYSRFHISSSLPPNSNNGHNHQRTSPSQVPIKSPTPPWMKVPLLLQPHELVDLSNPKSKKFKPEKHELSDKALMGKEVRGKRAMKKIVDRVEKLHKTQNSNETRVDSLNVENFGGYLEILKENEEVRSKGRMPWEKDEKFGFVKVKREKAVTAAELTLDKALLRRLRNEAARMRTWIKVKKAGVTQDVVDQIKRTWRRNELAMIKFDIPLCRNMDRAREIVETKTGGLVVLSKKDFLVVYRGCNHQLTTKGSPSLRTNHYEMNRVELATKGDICRVESNHSSSETLSWNADHKDSISTGIQDVNCQLVNGSLYERETERLLDGLGPRFIDWWMHKPLPVDADLLPEEVPGFQPPFRLCPPHSSAKLTDYELTYFRKLAQSLPTHFVLGRNKGLKGLASAILKLWEKSLIAKIAIKYGIPNTDNEMMANELKCLTGGVLLLRNKFYILLYRGNDFLPRSVASLVEKRELELKSRQLHEEVARMKAIQAFSPIDEVPLDTSTSGTLTEFRKIQTKLEDTKSVNVDSNIQLEAEICRLEKELKEEQRRAFILNKKIKRSERELSKLNAAWTPSEQDTDLEIMTDEERECFRKIGLKMQSSLLLGRRGIFDGVLEGLHQHWKHREVVKVITMQKLFSQVINTAKVLETESGGILVSVDKLKEGHAIIIYRGKNYKRPSIKLAKNLLTKREALRRSLEMQRIGSMKFFAHQREQAISELEVKLADLQQKKEIELREFAN